From Cannabis sativa cultivar Pink pepper isolate KNU-18-1 chromosome 8, ASM2916894v1, whole genome shotgun sequence, a single genomic window includes:
- the LOC115699552 gene encoding phosphatidylinositol 4-kinase gamma 7, with product MSRELDSPVQTQMAVAIFKSPLRTEYHHGSQRIEGRQPAGRRRVFVQTESGCVLGMELDRMDNAHTVKRRLQIALSVPTEESSLTFGDMVLNNDLSGIRNDSPLLLTRNLLHRSSSTPCLSPTGKDLQHRDKSGPIEILGKSETRTKELVKDIVKAVKMGVDPLPVHSGLGGAYYFRNCKGESVAIVKPTDEEPFAPNNPKGFVGKALGQPGLKLSVRVGETGFREVAAYLLDKDHFANVPPTALVKITHSIFNVNDGVNGNKSNKKKLVSKIASFQQFIQHDFDASDHGTSSFPVGAVHRIGILDIRILNTDRHAGNLLVRKLDGVGQFGQVDLIPIDHGLCLPETLEDPYFEWIHWPQASIPFTDDELEYIEKLEPQKDCDMLRRELPMIREACLRVLVLCTIFLKEAAAYGLCLAEIGEMMSREFRSGEEEPSELEVICMEARRIVAERIIISEEVLSPKTDMNDEDFQFPIDYGEWELDASTKFIPDESMIRSPFHFGNGSGHGRSPLSKLEESIEEEDEEKSDDEHQKLFANFPNIEKIPKISNLSMSLKSTSLSEKNQKYPKYVGSKPENGYIVNTSSGHRSANEQLPASMSFVKLADMSNEEWTLFLEKFQDLLYPAFAKRKFVTLGQRQRQRLGTSCQF from the coding sequence ATGTCTCGTGAGTTGGACAGCCCTGTTCAGACTCAGATGGCAGTAGCAATTTTTAAGAGCCCGCTTAGGACGGAGTATCATCATGGAAGCCAGAGAATTGAAGGGAGGCAGCCTGCTGGGAGGAGACGTGTTTTCGTCCAAACTGAATCTGGGTGTGTCTTGGGGATGGAGTTGGATCGTATGGATAATGCTCATACCGTTAAGAGGAGACTGCAGATTGCTCTGAGTGTCCCTACCGAAGAGAGCTCGCTGACGTTTGGGGATATGGTTTTAAATAACGATCTCAGTGGCATTCGAAATGATTCCCCTCTTCTTCTTACTCGGAACCTTTTGCATAGAAGCTCGTCCACTCCATGTCTCTCACCTACCGGCAAGGATCTACAGCATAGAGATAAGAGTGGTCCCATCGAGATATTGGGGAAATCAGAAACGAGAACTAAAGAATTAGTCAAGGATATTGTGAAGGCTGTCAAGATGGGGGTCGATCCCCTTCCTGTCCATAGTGGACTTGGAGGTGCCTATTACTTTAGAAACTGCAAAGGTGAGAGTGTTGCTATTGTGAAACCAACTGATGAAGAACCTTTTGCACCAAATAACCCAAAGGGATTTGTTGGCAAAGCTCTTGGGCAACCTGGTTTGAAACTCTCTGTTCGGGTTGGAGAGACGGGGTTTAGAGAGGTTGCTGCTTACCTTCTTGATAAGGACCACTTCGCAAACGTGCCTCCCACTGCATTGGTGAAGATCACTCACTCAATCTTTAATGTAAATGATGGGGTGAATGGGAACAAGTCTAACAAGAAGAAGCTGGTGAGCAAGATTGCATCTTTCCAACAGTTTATACAGCATGATTTTGATGCCAGTGATCATGGGACTTCAAGTTTTCCAGTTGGTGCTGTGCATCGTATAGGGATCTTAGACATTAGAATTCTAAACACTGACAGGCATGCTGGGAATCTTTTAGTTAGAAAGCTTGATGGTGTTGGGCAATTTGGTCAAGTGGATCTCATTCCTATTGATCACGGTCTTTGCCTTCCGGAAACCTTGGAGGATCCATATTTTGAGTGGATTCATTGGCCTCAAGCCTCAATTCCATTCACAGATGATGAGCTCGAGTACATTGAAAAGCTTGAACCGCAGAAGGATTGTGACATGCTGAGGAGGGAGCTCCCCATGATTCGTGAAGCATGTTTGAGGGTGTTGGTCCTTTGCACCATTTTCCTCAAGGAAGCTGCCGCTTATGGCCTCTGTCTTGCTGAGATTGGTGAGATGATGAGTCGTGAGTTTAGAAGTGGTGAGGAGGAACCCAGCGAGCTTGAGGTCATCTGTATGGAGGCAAGGAGGATAGTAGCAGAAAGGATTATAATTTCAGAAGAGGTTTTATCTCCAAAAACTGATATGAATGATGAGGATTTCCAGTTTCCCATAGACTACGGGGAATGGGAGTTAGATGCATCGACAAAATTTATTCCAGATGAATCTATGATCAGGTCACCTTTTCATTTTGGAAATGGAAGTGGGCATGGACGATCTCCACTCTCCAAACTGGAAGAAAGCATAGAGGAGGAGGACGAAGAGAAAAGTGATGACGAACatcaaaaattgtttgcaaatTTCCCAAATATTGAGAAGATCCCAAAAATTTCTAACCTTTCAATGTCGCTTAAGAGCACTAGTCTAAGTGAGAAAAACCAAAAATACCCAAAATATGTGGGATCAAAACCTGAAAATGGTTACATTGTGAATACATCATCTGGCCACAGAAGTGCAAATGAGCAGCTTCCAGCAAGCATGAGCTTTGTGAAGTTAGCAGACATGAGTAACGAGGAGTGGACACTTTTCCTTGAGAAGTTTCAAGATTTGTTGTACCCAGCATTTGCGAAACGCAAGTTTGTGACCCTAGGCCAGAGGCAGAGACAGAGGCTTGGTACTTCGTGCCAGTTTTGA